The proteins below come from a single Armatimonadota bacterium genomic window:
- a CDS encoding hypothetical protein (possible pseudo, internal stop codon, frameshifted), whose protein sequence is MGYYPVFLDLRGRDCLVVGGGAVACEKIAALLDAEACVTVVAPEAVEQVAEWDEQGRVRWIRRAWRPEDVRGRFLVIAATDDPTLHREIYRVVSAQNRLVNTVDDLASCNFICPAVAQAGVVKVAVSTAGCSPALAQRLRDRIREEILGEDTGKLAQYLGEKRSLVKARLVGYEHRQAFWQRVLDSPVPALLSLGLVREADLLFEEMLAEAAEVLVPAGGVAI, encoded by the coding sequence ATGGGCTACTACCCTGTGTTTCTGGACTTGCGGGGGCGTGATTGTTTGGTTGTGGGCGGCGGTGCAGTGGCGTGTGAAAAGATAGCTGCGCTGCTGGACGCAGAGGCGTGCGTAACGGTCGTCGCCCCCGAAGCGGTAGAGCAGGTAGCGGAGTGGGATGAGCAGGGCAGGGTTCGCTGGATTCGCCGCGCGTGGAGACCTGAAGACGTTCGCGGGCGGTTCCTCGTTATCGCCGCCACAGACGACCCCACACTGCACCGCGAGATATACCGCGTCGTCAGTGCCCAGAACCGTTTGGTTAACACCGTAGACGACCTAGCCTCCTGCAACTTTATCTGCCCGGCGGTAGCGCAGGCAGGTGTTGTGAAGGTAGCGGTCTCTACGGCGGGTTGTAGCCCCGCACTGGCGCAACGCTTGCGTGACCGGATTCGGGAAGAGATTCTTGGCGAAGACACAGGCAAGTTGGCGCAATATTTGGGGGAGAAGCGTTCTCTGGTCAAAGCGCGGCTTGTTGGTTATGAGCACAGACAGGCGTTCTGGCAGCGTGTACTGGATTCGCCAGTTCCCGCGTTGCTGTCACTGGGGCTTGTCAGGGAGGCTGACCTTCTGTTCGAGGAGATGCTGGCGGAGGCGGCAGAGGTCCTTGTCCCAGCAGGCGGCGTAGCGATATGA
- a CDS encoding integrase, with product MNSNCAQELQRLKDIWLDYKRSQNLSPRSIEAYDKRVSWFIKYMDGFNLQSAEDIKPAHIVVYMQYLRELGWSSESVFDYCKDVRIWWRWLHKMELVNQDIMRKVELPKRVDVAKTALNDEQLHKLLDACDGKDWLSRRDRAIIATLVDTGLRASEFLTMTVADGKNGRFIVTGKGARQRMVVLSRDAQLEILRYLKSVPFPLEDGDKLWQGTKGPLTLYGLYQVVRAAGERAGVEVTPHALRRTCATSMLRAGASLEVVRVTLGHSGYSILQKYIRLSEEDIAEQHERYSPLQRLRRKRRR from the coding sequence ATGAACAGCAACTGCGCACAGGAATTACAACGCCTCAAGGACATCTGGTTGGACTACAAACGCAGCCAGAACCTCTCGCCCCGCTCCATTGAAGCCTACGACAAACGGGTGTCCTGGTTCATAAAGTACATGGACGGGTTCAACCTGCAAAGCGCAGAGGACATCAAACCAGCGCATATCGTGGTATACATGCAATACCTGCGTGAACTGGGATGGTCATCGGAATCGGTCTTTGATTACTGCAAAGACGTGCGCATCTGGTGGAGATGGTTGCATAAGATGGAACTGGTCAACCAGGACATCATGCGCAAAGTGGAGCTGCCTAAACGTGTGGACGTGGCTAAAACGGCACTCAACGATGAGCAACTGCACAAACTGCTGGATGCATGTGACGGTAAAGACTGGTTGTCCAGACGAGACCGCGCAATCATCGCTACCCTGGTAGACACAGGACTGCGCGCCTCGGAGTTCCTCACTATGACGGTAGCGGACGGTAAGAACGGCAGATTCATTGTGACCGGTAAAGGCGCACGACAGAGAATGGTGGTGCTATCCCGTGATGCACAACTGGAGATCCTCCGATACCTCAAAAGCGTGCCGTTCCCACTGGAGGACGGGGATAAACTGTGGCAGGGCACAAAGGGACCACTCACACTGTACGGACTGTATCAGGTGGTACGTGCAGCAGGGGAACGCGCAGGCGTGGAAGTGACACCTCATGCATTGAGACGTACCTGCGCTACCTCTATGCTGCGGGCAGGAGCATCTCTGGAAGTGGTGCGCGTGACACTTGGACATAGCGGATACAGTATCCTGCAGAAGTATATCCGACTCTCAGAGGAGGATATCGCCGAACAACACGAACGATATTCACCACTGCAACGCCTCAGAAGGAAGCGCAGGAGATAA
- the tpiA gene encoding triosephosphate isomerase has product MPDQLIAGNWKMHGTVAWSLALVEDLKHRNLDALNAEVCICPPFTALYAVHQALRGTDIKLGAQDVFWKDQGAYTSQISPPMLTELGVSYVIIGHSETRGRFGVPEPDLTEDILRHFGENDATVNLKVKAALLHGLTPIVCVGETLAERQAGQTDAVITAQVTRDIDGLDPAEVGCLVFAYEPVWAIGTGEVCDAPEANRVCALIRRIVTDICGKEAAQSLRVLYGGSVKPDNAHDLLAQPHVDGALVGGASLNASSFAEIVSHAHKIAERRNNGG; this is encoded by the coding sequence ATGCCTGACCAACTGATAGCCGGTAACTGGAAAATGCACGGCACGGTGGCGTGGTCACTCGCGCTGGTGGAGGATCTCAAACATCGCAACCTCGACGCGCTGAACGCGGAGGTATGCATTTGCCCACCCTTTACCGCGCTGTACGCCGTGCATCAGGCGTTACGCGGCACCGACATCAAACTGGGGGCGCAGGACGTGTTCTGGAAGGACCAGGGCGCTTATACCAGCCAGATATCCCCACCGATGCTGACCGAACTGGGGGTGAGTTACGTGATTATCGGTCACTCCGAGACACGCGGACGCTTCGGCGTGCCGGAACCCGACCTCACCGAAGACATCCTGCGCCACTTTGGCGAGAACGACGCCACGGTGAACCTGAAGGTGAAAGCGGCTTTGTTGCACGGGCTGACGCCTATCGTGTGTGTGGGCGAGACCCTCGCCGAGCGGCAGGCTGGGCAGACCGATGCGGTGATTACCGCACAGGTGACGCGCGACATCGACGGTCTGGACCCGGCAGAGGTCGGCTGTCTGGTCTTCGCTTACGAGCCTGTGTGGGCAATTGGTACAGGTGAGGTGTGCGACGCCCCAGAGGCGAACCGCGTGTGCGCCTTGATTCGGCGCATTGTCACGGACATCTGCGGCAAGGAGGCAGCACAAAGCTTGCGCGTGCTGTACGGTGGCTCCGTGAAGCCCGACAATGCGCACGACCTGCTGGCACAGCCTCATGTCGACGGTGCGCTGGTGGGTGGAGCCAGCCTGAACGCCAGCTCCTTTGCGGAGATTGTATCGCACGCGCACAAGATTGCGGAGCGTCGCAACAACGGCGGTTAA